A section of the Struthio camelus isolate bStrCam1 chromosome 18, bStrCam1.hap1, whole genome shotgun sequence genome encodes:
- the CEBPB gene encoding CCAAT/enhancer-binding protein beta, which translates to MQRLVAWDAACLPIQPPAFKSMEVANFYYEADCLAALNKLHPRAVGGRSMTELTVGDHERAIDFSPYLDPLASQQPAQPPPPAAAAGGNFEPACSSGGGQDFLSDLFAEDYKGSGGSKKPDYTYISLARHSHPCASQSHKPGGLPGCFPPQIVETKVEPVFETLDSCKGPRKEEGGAGPGPGGMSSPYGSTVRSYLGYQSVPSGSSGNLSTSSSSSPPGTPNPSESSKSAAAGGGYSGPPAGKSKPKKCVDKHSDEYKLRRERNNIAVRKSRDKAKMRNLETQHKVLELTAENERLQKKVEQLSRELSTLRNLFKQLPEPLLASSPRC; encoded by the coding sequence ATGCAACGCCTGGTGGCCTGGGACGCAGCATGCCTCCCCATCCAGCCACCCGCCTTTAAATCCATGGAAGTGGCTAATTTCTATTACGAGGCGGACTGTCTGGCTGCTCTGAACAAGCTGCACCCGCGGGCGGTCGGGGGCCGCTCCATGACCGAGCTCACCGTCGGGGACCACGAGAGAGCCATCGACTTCAGCCCCTACCTGGACCCCTTAGCATCCCAGCAGCCGGCGCAGCCGCCTcctcccgcagcagcagcagggggcaACTTTGAGCCTGcctgcagcagcggcggcggccaaGATTTCCTTTCCGATCTCTTCGCCGAGGACTATAAAGGCAGCGGCGGCAGCAAGAAGCCCGACTACACCTACATCAGCCTCGCCCGGCACAGCCACCCCTGCGCCAGCCAGAGCCACAAGccgggggggctgccgggctgcttCCCGCCCCAGATCGTGGAGACCAAAGTGGAGCCGGTCTTCGAGACCCTGGACTCTTGCAAGGGGCCCCGTAAGGAAGaagggggagccgggccgggacCGGGGGGCATGTCCTCTCCCTACGGCAGCACCGTGCGCTCCTACCTGGGTTACCAGTCGGTGCCGAGCGGCAGCAGCGGGAACCTGTCCACCTCGTCCTCCTccagcccccccggcacccccaaccCCTCCGAGTCCTCCAAgtcggccgccgccggcgggggctaCTCCGGCCCCCCGGCGGGCAAGAGCAAGCCCAAGAAGTGCGTGGACAAGCACAGCGACGAGTACAAGCTGCGCCGGGAGCGGAACAACATCGCGGTGCGCAAGAGCCGCGACAAAGCCAAAATGCGCAACCTGGAGACGCAGCACAAAGTCTTGGAACTGACGGCCGAGAACGAGCGGCTGCAGAAGAAGGTGGAGCAGCTCTCCCGGGAGCTGAGCACCCTCAGGAACTTGTTCAAACAGCTGCCCGAGCCCCTGCTCGCCTCCTCGCCGCGCTGCTga